The segment GCTAATATCAAAAGAGGTGGCCTATCAATAAGGTTCAAAACATTGAGTGAATGGGTTattatgaattaacattaacttagatcaataaatattgcacatataaatACTGCATTATTATATTGTACGTCTTTTTTGTAAAGCTTGCAATATGCTTGGCCATGAAGCACACGCAACATAAAATCCATTATAGACCCACTGTGTATACTGCAAAAATCAAAGTGACGTTTTTATTGATTTCTCTAGTTTGAGCACTTGTTAAACATTAACAGTTAATCCAGTTATATGTTTAGGTCTTGTGGGGTTtatgattaaaaaagaaaaacagcagcattACTAACAGCAGTAAAGTCCCAACTGCAGCTGGTTTGTAATATTACAGGAGAGTTTTTTGAGCCTGTGTCATGTGCTAGTTTTTTTCACGATTTGTAAGTTACCTGCTTTTGATTCTCTTACAGCTTATTGATAGAAGAAGAAAGCTGGTGGAACAAAATATTGCTTTTTCAAGATGAGCAAGGTATGTTGTCAAAATTATTTTCTTCATTAATCACCCAAAAAACATATCTTTTTTTCTAGTTTATGTTTTGCTGTCCAGGTTATGGGGATTCATCACATCGTGATTCTGCTACTGGTCCTGTGTGCCTCACTGTCCACTTATGGTCAAACAGAAGAAGTAAAGGAGCGCTATAAGAAATTCCTCAGGCAGCATGTGTTTGGAGCCATGACTGTGCAGAGATGTGACAGTGAGATCCGTATGAGACGCATCACGGGATCCCCAAATGACAACAGCTGCAAAGAAGTCAACACTTTCATACTAGCAAACAACAACCAAGTTAGAGCAGTTTGTACCGGAGGAGGTACTCGACTCCCTGAAAACAGAGACTTGTATATGAGCAACAAGCCATTTCCTGTAGTTACATGTTCATTAATCAGTGGGGAGAGACACCCCAAATGTGAATACAGAGGACACAAGTCCACTCGAAAGATTGTTGTGGGGTGTGCAGACGACTGGCCAACGCATTATGAAGAAGGTGTCATTGTATAGATGtcatcccagggaacacatgtcaggagaaaattgttagcttgaatgcaatataagtcactttggataaaagcgtctgctaaatgcataaatttaattttcaattttaatttaagttgaacATATGCCTCTTATAGCTTCATATTAATTAATGTTCCttttaataattgttaattttCAACAATGTTATTCATTTTACTGTTAAcaatttttagacattaatgttgaaatagctTATACATTGAACAGTAATGTAGCCTATATGAACTTCGCTAAATAATCTTTTGACATAATTTGTTGAATTTATGTTATAGTAAAACAaaacttttagatatttttttattctgagaATCATATGCAGTAATAAAATTggtttgttgttttttctccttTTGTCAAACagctcaaatttttattttattaatgaaatacaataaaataaaatgttgtcttTGACTTTGAAATGTTATTCTTTATGTGAAGTAAACATTTGTGTTACTTGTAGAAAAAAGGTCCTCTAGCCTTAACTGTCTCCCTGACTGTCTTTAATCTTTTCTGACTCACCTTTAATTATTTTTACGATATTTTTTctgaaatttaaaatatattccctGTCATGAGCTAAACATTAAAtcatctcggttatgtatgtaaccacggttccctgaatagggaacgagatgctgcggtgacgtcaccgtatgggaacacctctcggtgtgacgaatgtctgaagccctataccatcccgccaatcctattggccaaatagcgcttggcaccgccccacgtatgcgtacgcatcgtatacctgggtgccgcgcgctatttcactcagatttcatgaactgaagaagaatgctatcaaggtatggaacggccggggccgcagcatcttgttccctatacatacgtaaccgagatgttccgtttcataggtcacttcgatgctgcggtgacgtcaccgtatgggaaccgtataccataacgcctgacgtatctgatagctgggatccaaggaagcatctgctcaagtggagagaacccgggagccaggagccgtcctcatatccagactgta is part of the Carassius carassius chromosome 33, fCarCar2.1, whole genome shotgun sequence genome and harbors:
- the rnasel3 gene encoding ribonuclease-like 3, which encodes MSKVMGIHHIVILLLVLCASLSTYGQTEEVKERYKKFLRQHVFGAMTVQRCDSEIRMRRITGSPNDNSCKEVNTFILANNNQVRAVCTGGGTRLPENRDLYMSNKPFPVVTCSLISGERHPKCEYRGHKSTRKIVVGCADDWPTHYEEGVIV